One genomic region from Acidobacteriota bacterium encodes:
- the nrfD gene encoding polysulfide reductase NrfD: MGSLDTALAVDGVVPRVERRDLPSPRVQAPLIQGDKTFAEVTREVCAPMDRRPGLAWWGAFLVAAAALAVGVAAETYQLFTGIGTWGLNNTVGWAFDITNFVFWIGIGHAGTLISAILFLLRQRWRTSVNRAAEAMTLFAVMCAGVFPLIHMGRPWLGYWIFPYPNFRGSLWINFRSPLAWDAFAISTYFIISATFWFIGLMPDLATVRDRLPEGARKKLFTILSFGWDGSFRTWHRYELVYLLLAGLATPLVISVHTIVSWDFATSVIPGWHATIFPPYFVAGAIFSGMAMVLTLMILARMLMHLEDYITPRHVDVMCKLVILTSGIVGLAYLTEFFTAAYSGNPYEQFVFLNRAMGPFGWAYWTMVCCNVVVPQVLWFRKVRRSLGAVFVVSLLVNVGMWFERFVIIVTSLHRDFLPSSWGGYSPTIIEVATLVGSFGLFFTLFLVFCRVLPVIAMAEVKGVIAHERHHAAAHRHAAYEEQR, from the coding sequence ATGGGTAGCCTCGACACCGCGCTCGCGGTCGACGGGGTCGTTCCCCGCGTCGAGCGACGGGACCTTCCGTCCCCCCGCGTCCAGGCGCCGCTCATCCAGGGAGACAAGACATTCGCCGAGGTCACGCGCGAGGTGTGCGCCCCGATGGACCGGCGCCCGGGGCTCGCGTGGTGGGGCGCGTTCCTCGTGGCGGCGGCGGCGCTGGCCGTGGGGGTGGCCGCCGAGACCTACCAGTTGTTCACCGGCATCGGCACGTGGGGACTGAACAACACCGTCGGCTGGGCGTTCGACATCACGAATTTCGTGTTCTGGATCGGCATCGGCCACGCGGGGACGCTCATCTCCGCGATCCTGTTCCTGCTGCGGCAGCGGTGGCGCACCTCGGTCAATCGCGCGGCGGAAGCGATGACCCTGTTCGCCGTGATGTGCGCCGGGGTCTTTCCGCTCATTCACATGGGCCGGCCGTGGCTCGGGTACTGGATCTTTCCGTACCCGAACTTCCGCGGCTCGCTGTGGATCAATTTCCGATCGCCGCTCGCGTGGGACGCCTTCGCCATCTCCACGTATTTCATCATCTCCGCGACCTTCTGGTTCATCGGCCTGATGCCGGACCTGGCCACGGTGCGCGACCGGCTCCCCGAAGGGGCGCGCAAGAAGCTCTTCACCATCCTGAGCTTCGGCTGGGATGGATCGTTCCGCACCTGGCACCGCTACGAGCTGGTGTACCTGCTGCTCGCCGGCCTCGCCACCCCGCTCGTGATTTCGGTCCACACCATCGTGAGCTGGGACTTCGCGACGTCGGTCATTCCGGGCTGGCACGCCACCATCTTTCCGCCGTATTTCGTCGCCGGCGCGATCTTCTCCGGCATGGCGATGGTGCTCACGCTGATGATCCTCGCGCGCATGCTGATGCACCTCGAGGACTACATCACGCCCAGGCACGTGGACGTGATGTGCAAGCTGGTCATCCTCACGAGCGGGATCGTCGGGCTGGCGTATCTCACCGAATTCTTCACCGCGGCGTACTCGGGCAACCCGTACGAGCAGTTCGTGTTTCTCAACCGCGCCATGGGCCCCTTCGGCTGGGCGTACTGGACGATGGTCTGCTGCAACGTGGTGGTGCCGCAGGTGCTGTGGTTCCGGAAGGTGCGGCGCAGCCTGGGCGCCGTGTTCGTGGTGTCGCTGCTGGTCAACGTCGGGATGTGGTTCGAGCGGTTCGTCATCATCGTCACGTCGCTGCACCGCGACTTCCTGCCATCGAGCTGGGGCGGGTATTCGCCGACGATCATCGAGGTGGCGACACTCGTGGGAAGCTTCGGTTTGTTCTTCACGCTGTTCCTGGTCTTCTGCCGCGTGCTCCCCGTCATCGCCATGGCGGAAGTCAAGGGCGTGATCGCCCACGAGCGGCACCACGCGGCGGCCCACCGGCACGCCGCCTACGAGGAGCAGCGATGA
- a CDS encoding cytochrome c3 family protein, with amino-acid sequence MGRRITTIVLVSGLAFSVSLLAARRSVVHLPANHQGYEPAQPIAYSHRLHAGELQIACQYCHSNAEKSRHAGVPAAAVCMNCHRFVTAPVGAIRAEEQAAASEKRPVRPVVSPDLQKLYDALGLDAGMTRDPSKLPRAIAWTRVHNLPDFVYFDHRAHVGAGVSCQTCHGPVETMERVRQVSDLSMGWCVNCHRDAAAKGINGRRVAPSTDCSTCHY; translated from the coding sequence ATGGGACGTCGAATCACGACCATCGTGCTCGTGTCCGGCCTCGCGTTCAGCGTGAGCCTGCTCGCCGCGCGGCGATCGGTGGTGCATCTGCCGGCCAATCACCAGGGATACGAACCGGCGCAGCCGATCGCGTACTCGCACCGGCTCCACGCGGGGGAGCTGCAGATTGCTTGTCAGTACTGCCATTCCAACGCGGAGAAGAGCCGCCACGCGGGCGTGCCGGCCGCGGCGGTCTGCATGAACTGCCACCGCTTCGTCACCGCGCCTGTCGGTGCGATCCGCGCGGAGGAGCAAGCGGCGGCCAGCGAGAAGAGGCCCGTGCGGCCGGTGGTGTCGCCCGATCTGCAGAAGCTGTACGACGCGCTCGGCCTCGACGCCGGGATGACGCGCGACCCGTCGAAGCTGCCGCGTGCCATCGCGTGGACCCGCGTCCACAACCTGCCCGACTTCGTGTACTTCGATCATCGAGCCCACGTTGGCGCCGGCGTGAGTTGCCAGACGTGCCACGGCCCCGTGGAAACGATGGAGCGGGTGCGCCAGGTGTCCGACCTGAGCATGGGCTGGTGCGTCAACTGTCATCGCGACGCCGCGGCGAAGGGGATCAACGGCCGGCGAGTGGCGCCATCGACGGACTGCTCGACCTGCCACTACTGA
- the narI gene encoding respiratory nitrate reductase subunit gamma — translation MADATPLNLFLLGVLPYLALALFFIGTIARYRDRRGRFGYSSLSSQFLENRQHFWGLVPFHYGIIVVLVGHLVALLVPRSVLLWNSHPLRLYIAFGLLTLIGLVAAIVRRVSVTALLRVTSGPDWVVLTLLLVQAASGVAVAIMYPWGSSWYAATAAPYLRSLFTFNPDLVSVGVMPWLVKVHIINAWLLVGFAPFSRLVHILVAPLPYLWRRPQVVRWYRGTEAAS, via the coding sequence ATGGCTGACGCGACACCGCTGAACCTGTTCCTCCTGGGCGTGCTGCCGTACCTGGCGCTCGCGCTGTTTTTCATCGGGACCATCGCGCGCTACCGGGATCGGCGCGGGCGCTTCGGCTACTCGAGCCTGTCGTCGCAGTTCCTCGAGAACCGGCAGCACTTCTGGGGGCTGGTCCCGTTCCACTACGGGATCATCGTCGTGCTGGTGGGGCACTTGGTCGCGCTCCTCGTGCCGCGTTCCGTGCTGCTCTGGAACAGTCACCCGCTGCGTCTCTACATCGCGTTCGGGCTGCTGACGCTCATCGGCCTGGTTGCGGCGATCGTCCGAAGGGTGAGTGTCACCGCGCTGCTGCGCGTGACGAGCGGGCCCGACTGGGTCGTCCTCACGTTGCTGCTGGTCCAGGCTGCGAGCGGAGTGGCGGTCGCGATCATGTATCCGTGGGGATCGTCGTGGTATGCGGCGACTGCCGCGCCCTACCTGCGGTCGCTCTTCACGTTCAACCCCGATCTCGTCTCCGTCGGCGTGATGCCGTGGCTGGTCAAGGTGCACATCATCAACGCCTGGCTGCTGGTCGGCTTCGCGCCGTTCTCGCGCCTCGTGCACATCCTGGTTGCGCCGCTGCCCTATCTCTGGCGCCGACCGCAGGTCGTGCGGTGGTATCGCGGGACCGAGGCCGCGTCATGA
- a CDS encoding MFS transporter, giving the protein MTTQGSPSGTLFSATLGFFIGFAAVALFGTTAARFQEVMHLSPMAVGFLVAMPALSGSLLRIPCAAWADASGPRKPFLALLLTSTVGMAGVAAVVLFLYPARLTPQLLPLLLVLALLCGSAIATFAVGVSQVSYWFPRAQQGRALAVFAGAGNLAPGLFSFVLPFALASLGLAGSYLAWLALLALGTAAYGLLARNSPYFQFRASGLDAAAARDAAARAGQELFPADSLRESLRTSARTWQTWALVTIYFTSFGGFIALTAWLPTYWHSYYGLTAVAAGLLTGGYSVLTSLVRIAGGVIADRLREGGENTAILSLFIMLAGALVMVNAREFELALPGVLLLAVGMGICNAAVFKIVPQAVPTAVGGAAGWVGGLGAFGGFAIPPMLAFAVKDLGPKGYSIGFIVFVFLALVSLTMAWLLKYMADAPAPIGSAMAARAPVRN; this is encoded by the coding sequence ATGACGACGCAGGGGAGCCCGTCGGGCACGCTCTTCAGCGCCACCCTGGGGTTCTTCATCGGCTTTGCGGCCGTGGCCCTGTTCGGCACGACCGCCGCCCGGTTCCAGGAAGTGATGCACCTCAGCCCGATGGCGGTCGGGTTTCTCGTCGCCATGCCGGCCCTCTCCGGATCGCTGCTCCGCATCCCTTGCGCTGCCTGGGCGGATGCCAGCGGCCCGCGGAAGCCGTTCCTCGCACTACTCCTCACCTCCACGGTGGGAATGGCCGGCGTCGCAGCCGTCGTGCTGTTCCTGTATCCGGCCCGGCTGACGCCGCAGCTCCTCCCTCTGCTGCTCGTTCTGGCGCTTCTTTGCGGCAGCGCCATCGCGACGTTTGCTGTCGGCGTCAGCCAGGTCTCGTACTGGTTTCCCCGGGCGCAACAGGGGCGGGCGCTCGCCGTGTTTGCGGGCGCGGGCAATCTCGCGCCAGGGTTGTTCTCTTTCGTGCTGCCGTTCGCGCTGGCCTCGCTCGGGCTCGCCGGGTCGTACCTGGCGTGGCTCGCGCTGCTCGCGCTCGGCACCGCCGCGTACGGCCTCCTCGCGCGCAACTCGCCGTACTTCCAGTTCCGCGCGTCGGGACTCGACGCCGCCGCGGCGCGCGATGCGGCCGCGCGCGCCGGCCAGGAGCTGTTCCCGGCCGACAGCCTCCGCGAGAGCCTCCGCACGTCGGCCCGCACGTGGCAGACGTGGGCGCTCGTCACGATCTACTTCACGAGCTTCGGCGGCTTCATCGCGCTGACGGCGTGGCTGCCGACCTACTGGCACTCGTACTACGGTCTCACCGCCGTCGCCGCCGGCCTGCTCACCGGCGGGTATTCGGTGCTGACCTCGCTCGTCCGGATCGCGGGAGGCGTCATCGCCGATCGCCTCCGTGAAGGCGGAGAGAACACCGCGATTCTCTCGCTCTTCATCATGCTTGCCGGGGCGCTCGTGATGGTGAACGCGCGCGAGTTCGAGCTGGCGCTGCCTGGCGTGCTGCTCCTTGCCGTCGGCATGGGGATCTGCAACGCCGCGGTCTTCAAGATCGTCCCGCAGGCGGTCCCGACCGCGGTGGGCGGCGCCGCCGGCTGGGTAGGGGGCCTTGGCGCGTTCGGCGGGTTCGCGATCCCGCCGATGCTGGCGTTCGCGGTCAAGGACCTCGGCCCGAAAGGCTACTCGATCGGGTTCATCGTCTTCGTGTTCCTCGCGCTCGTCTCGCTGACGATGGCGTGGCTCCTCAAGTACATGGCGGACGCGCCGGCGCCGATCGGGAGCGCGATGGCGGCGCGCGCCCCGGTCCGGAACTGA
- a CDS encoding cytochrome c translates to MKVLNVLLAAVLLGTLGANALLERADPSAPPRDFLPEMMYPVAAESFDLSRSFRNGRALQGPPPGTIARTASRLRYSPSPEDAVRAGNELASPPVVDAAARRTSDRGAQVYATFCVPCHGAKGLGDGSVVARGYPPPPSLFAERAVAMKDGQMFHILTYGQRNMPSYAAQIDEIDRWRAVAHVRQLQRSARP, encoded by the coding sequence ATGAAGGTTCTCAACGTCCTGCTCGCGGCCGTTCTCCTGGGCACGCTGGGCGCGAACGCCCTGCTCGAACGCGCGGACCCGTCGGCGCCCCCGCGGGATTTTCTGCCCGAGATGATGTATCCGGTGGCGGCCGAATCGTTCGACCTCTCGCGATCGTTCCGCAACGGCCGCGCGCTCCAGGGACCGCCGCCTGGAACGATCGCGCGGACCGCGAGCCGGCTGCGTTACTCGCCGTCCCCGGAGGACGCCGTGCGCGCCGGCAACGAGCTGGCCAGCCCGCCCGTCGTGGACGCCGCGGCCCGCCGAACGTCCGACCGCGGCGCGCAGGTCTACGCCACCTTCTGCGTTCCGTGCCACGGAGCAAAAGGTCTGGGCGACGGATCCGTTGTCGCGCGGGGATACCCGCCGCCGCCGTCGCTCTTCGCGGAGCGCGCCGTCGCCATGAAGGACGGGCAGATGTTCCACATCCTTACCTACGGGCAGCGCAACATGCCGTCGTACGCCGCGCAAATCGATGAGATCGATCGATGGCGCGCGGTCGCGCACGTCCGGCAGCTGCAGCGGAGTGCCAGGCCATGA
- the narH gene encoding nitrate reductase subunit beta, with amino-acid sequence MNVRSQISMVFHLDKCIGCHTCSIACKNIWTDRKGTEYMWWNNVETKPGTGYPTAWEDQEQFNGGWEVVDGTLRLRSQSKAKSVANIFHHPNLPTMDDYYHPWTYDYQHLFTAPEGPDQPTARPISMVTGEPCEIESGPNWDDDLGGSPIYAEHDRNLDGLTEEQRQQLFAVERLVFFYFPRICNHCLNPACVAACPSGALYKRGEDGIVLVDQTRCRAWRACIAACPYKKVFFNWSTGKSEKCILCFPRLETGQAPACFHSCVGRIRYLGVLLYDADRIEATASLPAEELVGAQRDMVLDPFDPKVIDAAIANGVHPSVVDAAQRSPVYQFVKVWKIALPPHIEYRTLPMLFYVPPMAPVMANRNDGVTNSSTEELFHDIESARVPMKFLANLFGAGHEGKVRYALRKQKAVRWYRRAVTVGDVDMATAERMLREADCDVAQAEAIYRLTSLCTFDDRFVIPPMHREEALQMLEDPMEHKGSVGFGFTAPPQRGL; translated from the coding sequence ATGAACGTGCGATCGCAGATCTCGATGGTGTTTCACCTGGACAAGTGCATCGGGTGCCACACCTGCAGCATCGCGTGCAAGAACATCTGGACCGACCGCAAGGGCACCGAATACATGTGGTGGAACAACGTCGAGACCAAGCCGGGCACCGGCTATCCGACGGCGTGGGAGGACCAGGAGCAATTCAACGGCGGCTGGGAAGTGGTGGACGGCACGTTGCGGCTGCGCTCGCAGAGCAAGGCGAAGAGCGTGGCGAACATCTTCCATCACCCGAACCTGCCGACCATGGATGACTACTACCATCCGTGGACGTACGACTACCAGCACCTGTTCACCGCGCCGGAAGGCCCGGACCAGCCGACCGCGCGCCCCATTTCGATGGTGACGGGCGAGCCGTGCGAGATCGAATCGGGGCCGAACTGGGATGACGATCTCGGCGGATCGCCGATCTATGCCGAGCACGACCGCAACCTGGACGGGCTCACCGAGGAGCAGCGGCAGCAGCTGTTCGCGGTGGAGCGGCTGGTGTTCTTCTACTTCCCGCGGATCTGCAATCACTGCCTGAATCCGGCGTGCGTCGCGGCGTGCCCGTCGGGCGCGCTGTACAAGCGCGGCGAAGACGGCATCGTGCTCGTGGACCAGACGCGCTGCCGCGCGTGGCGCGCGTGCATCGCGGCCTGTCCGTACAAGAAGGTCTTCTTCAACTGGAGCACCGGAAAGTCCGAGAAGTGCATCCTGTGCTTCCCGCGACTCGAGACCGGGCAGGCGCCGGCGTGCTTCCACTCGTGCGTCGGCCGCATCCGCTACCTGGGCGTGCTGCTCTACGACGCGGACCGGATCGAGGCCACCGCCTCCCTTCCGGCCGAGGAACTGGTCGGGGCGCAGCGCGACATGGTGCTGGATCCCTTCGATCCGAAGGTGATCGATGCCGCCATCGCCAACGGCGTTCACCCGTCGGTCGTCGACGCGGCGCAGCGATCGCCGGTCTACCAGTTCGTCAAGGTGTGGAAGATCGCGCTCCCGCCGCATATCGAGTACCGGACGCTGCCGATGCTCTTCTACGTGCCGCCGATGGCCCCCGTCATGGCGAACCGCAACGACGGTGTGACGAACAGCTCCACCGAGGAGCTGTTCCACGACATCGAGAGCGCGCGCGTGCCGATGAAGTTCCTGGCGAACCTGTTCGGCGCGGGGCACGAGGGCAAGGTGCGCTACGCGCTTCGCAAGCAGAAGGCGGTGCGGTGGTACCGCCGCGCGGTGACGGTCGGGGACGTCGACATGGCGACCGCCGAACGCATGCTGCGCGAGGCGGACTGCGATGTGGCGCAGGCGGAGGCGATCTACCGCCTCACCTCGCTCTGCACGTTCGACGACCGGTTCGTGATCCCCCCGATGCACCGGGAGGAGGCGCTGCAGATGCTGGAGGATCCGATGGAGCACAAGGGCAGCGTGGGATTCGGCTTCACGGCGCCGCCGCAGCGGGGGTTGTGA
- a CDS encoding TAT-variant-translocated molybdopterin oxidoreductase translates to MSTTFWKSLEEREGGGEYLARASAEFPEPAAGASRRDFLKLAGFGAAGALASSCSRAPVRHAVPYLSQPDGLVPGTAATYATTCGGCAAGCGLLVKTRDGRPIKIEGAPAHPVSAGGVCAVGQSMLLGLYDARRFRAPLIDGRPSSWAAVDREIGSRLAAAAAAGRGVRVLTSTVHGPAARAAIERFLARFDDGAHVEYDALSASAILDAHELTHGARVLPRYLFDRAEVIVSLDADFLGTWISPGGFTEGYARRRRPEGGAGSWHVQVESRVSLTGGKADRRIAAAPDEIAQLAHDLAAIVEGRGAGSDLARELGARLVAAPARSLVIAGAQDLDVQVLCNRINAALGNYGATLDLVVFSRQRQGSDRAVETLIADARAGKIGALLVWNANPLFDLPGAEALARVPLLVSFAGRQDETSAAARIVCPDHHPLEAWGDGEPLAGVVGVSQPVVAPLGDTRSCVETLAAWSGAPRSAREIIRDTWRERVFPRQSAGGDFEAFWDASVRAGFATVEPAPVTRRAASPSTAGGPVAARPSGMTLVLYAKPAILGGEHAYNPLLHELPDPVSKVVWDNYACVSPAAADLAGIANGDVVRIAAGSDSLELPVLVQPGQHDRVVAVAVGYGGAMTERFRNVGHHWFGSHATVGSNGRVGTNAAPLLRFEGGLLRYERGGVQITSVGRTHPLACTQDHHTLTVPARLAPAGGGRRPIVQEISLAALAVHEEEHAAEAANLWPSDHPYSGHRWGMTVDLNACTGCGACVIACQVENNIPVVGKDEVRRNREMHWIRIDRYFSEDADGLHIAQQPMLCQHCEHAPCETVCPVVATVHSSEGLNQQVYNRCVGTRYCANNCPYKTRRFNWFEYPHGEGTETLMLNPDVTVRSRGVMEKCTLCVQRIQEGKIEAKRRGEPLRDGEIKTACEQSCPAQAIVFGDLNDPESRVSRLMGGARTYRVLEELNVRPSIGYLKLVRQGTPDAGDGHHG, encoded by the coding sequence ATGTCGACGACGTTCTGGAAGAGTCTCGAGGAGCGCGAGGGCGGCGGGGAGTACCTCGCGCGCGCGAGTGCGGAGTTCCCGGAACCGGCCGCGGGCGCGTCGAGGCGGGATTTTCTGAAGCTGGCGGGCTTCGGCGCCGCGGGCGCGCTCGCCTCGTCGTGCAGCCGCGCGCCGGTGCGCCACGCGGTTCCGTATCTCTCGCAGCCTGACGGCCTCGTGCCCGGGACGGCGGCAACCTACGCCACGACCTGTGGTGGGTGCGCGGCGGGATGCGGCCTGCTGGTGAAGACGCGCGACGGCCGTCCGATCAAGATCGAGGGAGCGCCGGCCCACCCAGTGTCCGCCGGAGGTGTCTGCGCCGTTGGCCAGAGCATGCTGCTCGGCCTGTATGACGCGCGGCGATTCCGCGCGCCCCTCATCGATGGCCGTCCCTCGTCCTGGGCGGCGGTGGATCGCGAGATTGGGTCGCGGCTGGCTGCGGCGGCCGCCGCGGGCCGGGGCGTACGCGTGCTGACGTCCACCGTCCACGGGCCGGCCGCACGCGCGGCCATCGAGCGCTTTCTCGCGCGGTTCGATGATGGCGCGCACGTGGAGTACGACGCTCTTTCTGCGTCCGCCATCCTGGACGCGCATGAGCTGACGCACGGCGCCCGCGTGCTGCCGCGCTATCTGTTCGATCGCGCCGAGGTCATCGTCAGTTTGGATGCCGATTTCCTCGGAACATGGATCTCCCCGGGCGGGTTCACGGAGGGCTATGCCCGGCGTCGCCGGCCGGAGGGTGGCGCCGGGTCGTGGCACGTCCAGGTCGAATCGCGCGTGTCGCTGACGGGAGGGAAGGCGGACCGGCGGATTGCCGCCGCGCCCGACGAGATCGCGCAGCTCGCACACGACCTCGCGGCGATTGTCGAAGGGCGCGGCGCGGGGAGCGACCTGGCGCGCGAGCTGGGGGCGCGGCTCGTCGCGGCCCCGGCTCGCAGTCTCGTGATCGCGGGAGCGCAGGACCTGGACGTGCAGGTGCTCTGCAACCGCATCAACGCGGCGCTCGGCAACTACGGCGCCACGCTGGACCTCGTCGTGTTCTCACGGCAGCGGCAGGGGAGCGACCGCGCCGTCGAAACGCTGATCGCGGACGCGCGCGCCGGGAAGATCGGTGCGCTCCTCGTATGGAACGCGAACCCGCTGTTCGACCTGCCCGGTGCCGAGGCGCTGGCGCGCGTGCCGCTGCTCGTCAGCTTTGCCGGACGGCAGGACGAGACGTCGGCCGCCGCGCGTATCGTGTGCCCCGACCATCATCCTCTTGAGGCGTGGGGCGACGGCGAACCGCTGGCGGGAGTCGTGGGCGTTTCCCAGCCCGTCGTCGCGCCGCTGGGCGACACGCGGTCGTGTGTCGAAACGCTCGCGGCGTGGAGCGGCGCCCCGCGCTCCGCTCGCGAAATCATCCGCGACACGTGGCGCGAGCGGGTGTTCCCGAGGCAAAGCGCCGGCGGCGACTTCGAGGCGTTCTGGGACGCATCGGTCCGCGCGGGCTTCGCCACCGTGGAGCCCGCGCCGGTGACGCGCCGGGCGGCATCCCCTTCGACGGCCGGCGGTCCCGTGGCCGCGCGCCCGTCCGGCATGACGCTGGTGCTCTACGCGAAACCCGCGATTCTCGGCGGCGAGCACGCCTATAACCCGTTGCTGCACGAATTGCCCGATCCGGTCTCCAAGGTGGTCTGGGACAACTACGCGTGCGTGTCGCCTGCCGCTGCGGACCTGGCCGGCATCGCCAACGGCGATGTCGTGCGGATTGCCGCCGGCAGCGACAGTCTCGAGCTTCCAGTTCTGGTTCAACCCGGGCAGCACGACCGCGTCGTGGCGGTTGCGGTCGGCTACGGCGGCGCGATGACCGAGCGGTTCCGGAACGTCGGACATCACTGGTTCGGCAGCCACGCCACGGTCGGATCGAACGGCCGCGTCGGCACCAACGCGGCGCCGTTGCTGCGGTTCGAGGGGGGGTTGCTGCGCTACGAGCGCGGCGGCGTGCAGATCACCAGCGTCGGCCGCACGCATCCGCTCGCCTGCACGCAGGATCATCACACGCTGACCGTCCCCGCCAGGTTGGCGCCCGCCGGAGGCGGACGGCGGCCGATCGTCCAGGAGATCTCCCTGGCGGCGCTTGCGGTACACGAGGAGGAACATGCCGCCGAGGCCGCGAATCTCTGGCCCTCGGATCACCCGTACAGCGGGCATCGCTGGGGCATGACCGTCGATCTCAACGCGTGCACCGGCTGCGGCGCGTGCGTGATCGCCTGCCAGGTGGAGAACAACATCCCGGTGGTCGGGAAGGACGAAGTGCGCCGCAACCGCGAGATGCACTGGATCCGGATCGACCGGTACTTCTCGGAGGACGCCGACGGGCTGCACATCGCGCAGCAGCCGATGCTCTGCCAGCACTGCGAGCACGCGCCGTGCGAGACCGTCTGCCCCGTGGTCGCGACCGTCCACAGCAGCGAAGGGCTCAACCAGCAGGTCTACAACCGCTGCGTGGGCACGCGCTATTGCGCGAACAACTGCCCCTACAAGACGCGACGATTCAACTGGTTCGAGTACCCGCACGGCGAAGGCACCGAGACGCTGATGCTCAACCCGGACGTGACGGTCCGATCGCGCGGGGTCATGGAGAAGTGCACGCTGTGCGTGCAGCGGATCCAGGAAGGAAAGATCGAGGCGAAGCGCCGCGGCGAGCCGCTCCGCGACGGCGAGATCAAGACCGCCTGCGAGCAGTCCTGCCCGGCACAGGCCATCGTCTTCGGCGATCTGAACGATCCGGAGAGCCGCGTGTCGCGGCTGATGGGCGGTGCGAGGACCTACAGGGTGCTGGAGGAGCTGAACGTGCGACCGTCAATCGGGTACCTGAAGCTGGTACGTCAGGGGACGCCAGATGCGGGGGACGGGCACCATGGGTAG
- a CDS encoding RluA family pseudouridine synthase, translating to MRWTVRASEAGLRLDKFLAHPDRLASRGKAAAALERGKVFVNDAEVLLAAASTRLATGDVVQVWMDRPGSSKPRPRERHVGDLHLLYEDDQIVVVNKPPGLLTVPLPDEREINSVQELLGEYLRSRGRKRRVFVVHRIDRDTSGLVMFAKDPLSQKRLKDQFRRREPERVYWAVVYGRPDPASGTWRDHLAWDKDALIQKQTHPKDPRAAEAISDYRVLEAFGATSLVEVRLRTGKRNQIRLQARLRGHTLVGEKRYVFGPETIRPVAFPRQALHAQRLALRHPADDRPLAFEAPLPADFAGLLRKLRQARS from the coding sequence ATGCGCTGGACCGTACGGGCAAGCGAGGCGGGGCTGCGGCTCGACAAGTTTCTCGCGCACCCGGACCGCCTCGCGTCGCGTGGCAAGGCGGCCGCCGCGCTCGAGCGCGGCAAGGTCTTCGTGAACGACGCCGAGGTCCTGCTCGCGGCTGCGTCCACGCGTCTCGCGACGGGGGATGTCGTCCAGGTGTGGATGGACCGGCCGGGCAGCTCGAAGCCGCGCCCGCGCGAACGGCACGTCGGCGACCTGCACCTTCTTTACGAGGACGACCAGATCGTCGTCGTGAACAAGCCGCCGGGGCTGCTCACCGTTCCGCTGCCGGACGAGCGCGAAATCAATTCGGTGCAGGAGCTGCTCGGGGAGTACCTGCGCTCGCGCGGCCGCAAGCGCCGGGTGTTCGTCGTCCACCGGATCGATCGCGACACCTCGGGCCTGGTGATGTTTGCCAAGGACCCGCTGTCGCAGAAGCGGCTGAAGGATCAGTTCAGGCGCCGCGAGCCCGAGCGCGTCTACTGGGCCGTCGTCTACGGGCGTCCCGACCCTGCTTCCGGCACCTGGCGGGATCATCTGGCGTGGGACAAGGACGCGCTCATCCAGAAACAGACGCACCCGAAGGATCCGCGCGCCGCGGAGGCGATCAGTGACTATCGCGTCCTGGAGGCGTTTGGCGCCACATCGCTCGTGGAGGTGCGCCTCCGCACCGGCAAGCGCAACCAGATCCGGTTGCAGGCCCGATTGCGCGGGCACACGCTCGTCGGCGAGAAACGGTACGTGTTCGGGCCCGAAACCATCAGGCCCGTCGCGTTCCCGCGGCAGGCGCTGCACGCGCAGCGGCTCGCGCTGCGCCATCCGGCCGACGATCGGCCGCTCGCCTTCGAGGCGCCGCTGCCGGCCGACTTCGCCGGGCTGCTGCGCAAGCTCCGGCAGGCGCGGAGTTAG
- a CDS encoding DUF3341 domain-containing protein, with the protein MSARQVVGLFSRDEDVVAATAAARRAGLSVVDVFTPYPVHGLDKAMGLPPSRLAWVCLIAGLSGAVLKLWFELWTAMVDWPLNVGGKPHNSLPAFVPITFEVMVLFAGLATVGAFLAVSGLRPGRKPHAPHPRVTDDSFALVVRDEGGAMTGDRIRALFVEHHALDVQERIDPGEPRR; encoded by the coding sequence ATGAGCGCGCGCCAGGTCGTCGGCCTCTTCTCGCGTGACGAGGACGTGGTGGCCGCCACGGCCGCGGCAAGGCGCGCCGGGCTCAGCGTGGTGGACGTCTTCACGCCGTACCCCGTGCACGGCCTGGACAAGGCGATGGGACTCCCGCCGTCGCGGCTGGCGTGGGTGTGCCTGATCGCCGGCCTGAGCGGCGCCGTCCTCAAGCTGTGGTTCGAGTTGTGGACGGCGATGGTGGACTGGCCGCTGAACGTCGGCGGCAAGCCGCACAACTCGCTGCCCGCGTTCGTGCCCATCACCTTCGAGGTGATGGTGTTGTTCGCCGGGCTGGCGACGGTGGGTGCCTTCCTCGCCGTGTCCGGGCTGCGCCCCGGGAGAAAGCCGCATGCCCCGCACCCGCGCGTCACCGACGACTCTTTCGCGCTGGTGGTCCGGGACGAGGGAGGCGCCATGACGGGCGATCGGATCCGCGCGCTGTTCGTGGAGCACCACGCTCTGGACGTCCAGGAGCGAATCGACCCCGGGGAGCCGCGCCGATGA